From Mycobacterium lacus, one genomic window encodes:
- a CDS encoding phosphoadenylyl-sulfate reductase, with amino-acid sequence MSGDTTKPTESELRALAARGAAELDGASATELLQWTEETFGGVNGPRAWATCNYVVASNMADAVLVDLAAKVRPGVPVIFLDTGYHFVETIGTRDAIESAYDIRVLNVTPEHTVAEQDHLLGKDLFARDPGECCRLRKVVPLGKALRGYSAWVTGLRRVEAPTRANAPLISFDEAFKLVKVNPLAAWTDQDMQDYIAEHDVLVNPLVHEGYPSIGCAPCTAKPAEGADPRSGRWQGLAKTECGLHAS; translated from the coding sequence GTGAGCGGCGACACGACCAAGCCGACCGAATCCGAGCTGCGTGCGCTGGCGGCGCGCGGCGCGGCCGAACTCGACGGCGCCAGCGCCACCGAACTACTGCAATGGACCGAAGAGACCTTTGGCGGTGTCAACGGCCCCCGGGCGTGGGCGACGTGCAACTACGTGGTGGCCTCCAACATGGCCGACGCCGTGCTGGTGGACTTGGCCGCCAAGGTGCGGCCGGGCGTACCGGTGATCTTTCTCGACACCGGCTATCACTTCGTAGAAACCATCGGCACCCGAGACGCGATCGAATCCGCCTACGACATCCGGGTACTCAACGTCACACCAGAGCACACGGTCGCCGAGCAGGACCACCTGCTGGGCAAGGACCTGTTCGCGCGTGACCCTGGCGAGTGCTGCCGGCTGCGCAAGGTCGTCCCCCTGGGCAAGGCGCTGCGCGGCTACTCCGCTTGGGTGACCGGGCTGCGCCGGGTCGAGGCGCCCACCCGCGCCAACGCCCCTCTGATCAGCTTCGACGAGGCGTTCAAGCTGGTGAAGGTCAATCCGCTCGCAGCGTGGACCGACCAGGACATGCAAGACTACATCGCCGAGCACGACGTGTTGGTGAATCCGCTTGTCCACGAAGGCTATCCGTCGATCGGTTGTGCTCCGTGCACGGCCAAGCCCGCCGAGGGCGCCGACCCGCGCAGCGGGCGCTGGCAGGGGCTGGCCAAGACCGAATGTGGATTGCACGCCTCGTGA
- the cysW gene encoding sulfate ABC transporter permease subunit CysW, with translation MTSAPGVRYLIRSIALAYTFVLLVIPVALILWRTFQPGLGQFYDWVSTPAAISALNLSLLVVAIVVPLNVIFGIPTALVLARNRFRGRGVLQAIVDLPFAVSPVVVGVALILLWGSAGALGFVENDLGLRIIFGLPGIVLASVFVTLPFVVREVEPVLHELGTDQEEAAATLGSSWWQTFWRITLPSIRWGLTYGIVLTVARTLGEYGAVIIVSSNLPGKSQTLTLLVSDRYNRGAEYGAYVLSTLLMAVAVLVLIVQLVFDARRVRKEVT, from the coding sequence ATGACATCGGCGCCCGGGGTTCGTTATCTCATCCGATCTATCGCGCTGGCGTACACCTTTGTGCTGCTGGTCATTCCGGTGGCCCTGATCCTGTGGCGGACCTTCCAGCCAGGGTTGGGCCAGTTCTACGACTGGGTCAGCACCCCGGCGGCGATTTCGGCGCTGAACCTGTCGCTGCTGGTGGTGGCCATCGTGGTGCCGCTGAACGTGATCTTCGGTATTCCGACGGCATTGGTGCTCGCCCGCAACCGCTTTCGTGGCAGGGGAGTGCTGCAGGCGATCGTCGATCTGCCCTTTGCGGTCTCGCCCGTGGTCGTGGGTGTCGCGCTGATCTTGCTGTGGGGATCGGCCGGCGCGCTCGGCTTTGTCGAAAACGACCTCGGGTTGAGGATCATCTTCGGCCTGCCGGGCATTGTGCTGGCGAGCGTCTTTGTCACCCTGCCGTTCGTGGTGCGCGAAGTCGAACCGGTACTGCACGAATTGGGAACCGATCAGGAGGAGGCGGCCGCAACCTTGGGTTCTAGCTGGTGGCAGACGTTTTGGCGGATCACGCTGCCATCCATCCGGTGGGGCCTGACGTACGGCATCGTGCTGACCGTCGCCCGGACTCTCGGTGAATACGGCGCGGTCATCATTGTTTCGTCCAACCTGCCCGGGAAGTCGCAAACGCTGACACTGCTGGTCTCCGACCGCTACAACCGCGGGGCCGAGTACGGCGCCTACGTGCTGTCGACATTGCTGATGGCCGTTGCGGTGCTGGTGCTGATAGTCCAGCTGGTTTTCGACGCCCGCCGAGTGCGCAAGGAGGTGACATGA
- a CDS encoding sulfate/molybdate ABC transporter ATP-binding protein, with protein MTNTADHAIVVRNAYKQYGDFVALDRVDFAVPAGSLTALLGPSGSGKSTLLRTIAGLDQPDHGTVTINGRDVTRVPPQRRGIGFVFQHYAAFKHLTVRDNVAYGLKIRKRPKAEIKAKVDNLLEVVGLSGFQARYPNQLSGGQRQRMALARALAVDPEVLLLDEPFGALDAKVREDLRSWLRRLHDEVHVTTVLVTHDQAEALDVADRIAVLNKGRVEQVGSPTEVYDAPANAFVMSFLGAVSMLNGALVRPHDIRVGRTPNLAVAAADGTAESAGVLRAIVDRVVVLGFEVRVELTSAATGGAFTAQITRGDAEALALREGDTVYVRATRVPPIPVEATRPLGRAVDAGQGRATVTTA; from the coding sequence ATGACGAACACAGCCGACCACGCCATCGTCGTGCGGAACGCCTACAAGCAGTATGGCGATTTCGTCGCACTGGACCGCGTGGATTTCGCCGTCCCCGCCGGTTCGCTGACGGCGTTGCTGGGTCCCAGCGGTTCGGGCAAGTCGACCCTGTTGCGCACCATCGCCGGCCTTGACCAGCCGGACCATGGGACCGTCACCATCAACGGTCGCGATGTGACCCGGGTGCCGCCGCAGCGTCGCGGCATCGGGTTCGTGTTTCAGCACTATGCCGCGTTCAAGCACCTGACGGTGCGCGACAACGTCGCGTACGGGTTGAAGATCCGCAAGCGGCCCAAGGCGGAGATCAAGGCGAAGGTCGACAACCTGCTGGAGGTGGTGGGCCTCAGCGGCTTTCAGGCTCGCTACCCGAATCAGCTGTCCGGGGGCCAGCGTCAGCGCATGGCGCTGGCCCGAGCGTTGGCGGTCGACCCGGAGGTGCTGCTGCTCGACGAGCCGTTCGGCGCGCTGGACGCCAAGGTCCGCGAGGATCTGCGCAGCTGGCTGCGCCGTTTGCACGACGAGGTGCACGTCACCACGGTGCTGGTCACCCACGATCAGGCCGAGGCGCTGGATGTCGCCGATCGGATCGCCGTCCTCAACAAGGGCCGGGTTGAGCAGGTCGGGTCGCCGACCGAGGTGTACGACGCTCCGGCCAACGCGTTCGTCATGTCCTTCCTCGGCGCTGTTTCCATGCTGAACGGTGCGTTGGTCCGCCCGCACGACATCCGGGTTGGTCGGACCCCCAACCTGGCGGTTGCCGCCGCCGACGGCACCGCGGAGTCCGCCGGGGTGCTCCGCGCGATCGTCGATCGGGTAGTGGTGCTGGGGTTCGAGGTTCGTGTCGAGCTGACCAGCGCGGCCACGGGAGGCGCGTTCACCGCCCAGATCACCCGGGGCGACGCCGAGGCGCTGGCCCTTCGGGAGGGTGACACCGTCTACGTGCGCGCCACCCGGGTTCCGCCGATTCCCGTTGAGGCGACGAGACCCCTCGGCCGCGCCGTGGACGCCGGCCAAGGTCGGGCGACAGTGACGACGGCGTGA
- a CDS encoding glycosyltransferase encodes MIADKLSKPKLYSLFQAARRNGIFVFPSRYETLGITPLEAAMSGVCTLVTNSREVEASRLFPSEYRFVPEQDKLCSAIQRFHTEGIENSGAQLRDRISGEVSEKLFADDMLDAWTHFSRLSYGSVRDEGRED; translated from the coding sequence ATGATTGCCGACAAGCTATCCAAGCCAAAGCTGTATTCTCTTTTCCAGGCGGCCCGGCGTAACGGTATATTTGTCTTCCCCTCGCGGTATGAAACACTGGGTATCACACCGTTGGAAGCCGCTATGAGTGGAGTCTGCACGCTGGTCACGAACTCGCGCGAGGTAGAGGCATCAAGGCTGTTTCCGAGCGAGTATCGTTTCGTCCCGGAACAGGATAAGTTATGCAGCGCTATCCAGCGGTTCCATACAGAGGGAATAGAAAATTCAGGTGCACAACTCCGAGACAGGATCTCCGGCGAGGTATCGGAGAAATTGTTCGCGGACGACATGCTCGACGCATGGACTCATTTCTCCAGATTGTCATACGGTTCGGTCCGGGATGAAGGAAGGGAAGATTGA
- a CDS encoding Ms4527A family Cys-rich leader peptide, translating to MARRHIDLKRVCSCSCLP from the coding sequence GTGGCGCGGCGGCATATCGACCTCAAGCGTGTCTGCAGCTGTAGCTGTCTGCCTTGA
- a CDS encoding nitrite/sulfite reductase — MTTARPAKARNEGQWALGNREPLNANEEMKKAGNPLDVRERIENIYAKGGFDSIDKSDLRGRFRWWGLYTQREQGYDGSFTGDENIDMLEAKYFMMRVRCDGGALSAAALRTLGQISTEFARDTADISDRQNLQMHWVEVENVPEIWRRLDVVGLQTTEACGDCPRVLLGSPLAGESLAEVLDPTWAIEEIVRRYIGKPDFADLPRKYKTAISGLQDVAHEINDVAFIGVNHPEHGPGLDLWVGGGLSTNPMLAQRVGAWVPLDEVPEVWAAVTSVFRDYGYRRLRSKARLKFLIKDWGIEKFREVLEREYLKRALIDGPAPEPIKHPIDHVGVQRLKNGLNAVGFSPIAGRVSGTILSAVADLAEQAGSDRIRFTPYQKLVILDIPDDRLDDLIAGVEALGLQSRPSHWRRNLMACSGIEFCKLSFAETRGRAQGLVPELERRLEDINSQLDVPITVNINGCPNSCARIQVADIGFKGQMVDDGHGGSVEGFQVHLGGSLGLDSGFGRKLRQHKVASNELGDYIERVVRNFVKHRSDGERFAQWAIRAEEDDLR, encoded by the coding sequence ATGACGACGGCACGTCCCGCGAAGGCCCGCAACGAGGGCCAGTGGGCGCTGGGCAATCGCGAGCCCCTCAACGCCAACGAAGAGATGAAGAAGGCCGGCAACCCGCTCGACGTGCGGGAACGCATCGAGAACATCTACGCCAAGGGCGGGTTCGACAGCATCGACAAGAGCGACCTGCGCGGGCGCTTTCGCTGGTGGGGCCTTTACACCCAACGCGAGCAGGGCTACGACGGCTCGTTCACCGGCGACGAGAACATCGATATGCTCGAGGCCAAGTACTTCATGATGCGGGTGCGGTGCGACGGCGGCGCGCTATCCGCGGCCGCGCTGCGCACGCTGGGCCAGATCTCGACGGAGTTCGCCCGGGATACCGCCGACATCTCCGATCGGCAGAACCTGCAGATGCACTGGGTTGAGGTGGAAAACGTCCCCGAAATCTGGCGGCGGCTGGATGTCGTCGGGCTGCAGACCACCGAGGCGTGCGGCGACTGCCCGCGCGTCCTGCTGGGGTCGCCGCTGGCCGGCGAGTCGCTCGCCGAGGTGCTGGACCCGACCTGGGCGATCGAGGAAATCGTGCGCCGCTACATCGGCAAGCCCGACTTCGCCGACCTGCCGCGCAAGTACAAGACCGCCATCTCGGGTCTGCAGGATGTCGCGCACGAGATCAACGACGTCGCATTCATCGGCGTCAACCATCCCGAGCACGGGCCCGGCCTGGACCTGTGGGTCGGCGGCGGCTTGTCCACCAACCCGATGCTGGCCCAGCGGGTCGGCGCCTGGGTTCCGCTGGACGAAGTGCCCGAGGTGTGGGCCGCGGTGACGTCGGTGTTCCGTGACTATGGCTACCGGCGGCTGCGGTCCAAGGCGCGGCTGAAGTTCCTGATCAAGGACTGGGGCATTGAAAAGTTTCGGGAAGTTCTCGAGCGGGAGTACCTCAAGCGCGCCCTCATCGACGGCCCGGCCCCCGAGCCGATCAAGCATCCGATCGATCACGTCGGAGTGCAACGGCTGAAGAACGGGCTCAACGCCGTCGGATTCTCCCCGATCGCCGGACGAGTGTCCGGCACCATCCTCTCCGCGGTGGCCGACCTGGCCGAGCAGGCCGGTTCGGACCGGATCCGATTCACCCCCTACCAGAAGCTGGTCATCCTCGACATCCCCGACGACAGGCTCGACGACCTGATCGCCGGCGTGGAGGCGCTGGGTCTGCAGTCGCGGCCGTCGCATTGGCGCCGGAATCTGATGGCCTGCAGCGGGATTGAATTCTGCAAGCTGTCATTCGCCGAAACCCGGGGCCGGGCACAGGGTTTGGTGCCCGAGCTGGAGCGCAGGCTCGAGGACATCAACTCCCAGCTGGACGTGCCGATCACGGTGAACATCAACGGCTGCCCGAACTCGTGCGCGCGAATTCAGGTCGCGGACATCGGCTTCAAGGGGCAGATGGTCGACGACGGGCATGGCGGCTCGGTCGAGGGCTTCCAGGTGCATCTGGGTGGCAGCCTCGGCCTGGACAGCGGATTCGGCCGCAAACTGCGTCAGCACAAGGTCGCCAGCAACGAGTTGGGCGACTACATCGAGCGGGTGGTGCGCAACTTCGTCAAGCATCGCAGTGACGGTGAACGCTTCGCGCAGTGGGCCATTCGGGCCGAAGAGGACGACCTGCGGTGA
- a CDS encoding sirohydrochlorin chelatase — translation MTTLVLTAHGSADPRSAANTRAVAQQVARMRPEVDVEVAFCEHNSPGLVEVLNGCPGAAVVSPLLLADAYHARVDIPGQIARCAASHRVCQADVLGEDDRLVSVLRQRVTELGVSPLDDTLGVLVVAIGSSNAAANARTAEVAPKLLADTRWTAATTAFASHPEPSLAEAANQLRRRGARRVVIAPWFLAPGRLPDRVQRFARGAGIAMAAPLGAHRLVAATVLDRFDQAAAERVAA, via the coding sequence ATGACCACCCTCGTGTTGACCGCGCACGGAAGTGCGGATCCGCGGTCGGCGGCCAACACACGGGCCGTCGCGCAACAAGTCGCGCGCATGCGGCCCGAGGTCGATGTTGAGGTTGCGTTCTGCGAGCACAATTCGCCAGGCCTGGTCGAAGTGCTCAACGGGTGCCCTGGCGCGGCTGTTGTCAGTCCCCTGCTGCTGGCCGACGCCTACCATGCCCGCGTCGACATCCCTGGCCAGATCGCACGCTGCGCTGCCAGTCATCGAGTCTGCCAAGCCGACGTGCTCGGCGAGGATGATCGGCTGGTGTCAGTGCTGCGTCAGCGTGTGACGGAGTTGGGCGTTTCTCCGCTCGACGACACCCTCGGCGTGCTGGTGGTGGCAATCGGCTCATCGAACGCCGCCGCCAACGCGCGAACCGCGGAGGTGGCGCCGAAGCTGTTGGCGGATACGCGCTGGACGGCCGCGACAACAGCCTTCGCCAGCCATCCGGAACCGTCGTTGGCCGAAGCCGCCAACCAATTGCGGCGCCGCGGCGCCCGCCGGGTGGTCATCGCGCCGTGGTTCTTGGCCCCGGGGCGATTGCCGGATCGGGTGCAACGCTTCGCGCGGGGTGCCGGCATCGCGATGGCGGCACCACTGGGAGCCCACCGGCTGGTGGCCGCGACGGTGCTGGATCGGTTCGATCAGGCAGCGGCTGAGCGCGTAGCGGCCTGA
- a CDS encoding sulfate ABC transporter substrate-binding protein, which translates to MSPTLRGLGNVVALAVAVGVVAACHGGASDVVGGGGVANAHTSITLVAYSAPEPGWSKVIPAFNASEEGEGIQVITSYGASGDQSRGVVDGKPADIVNFSVEPDITRLVKAGKVSQDWDTDATRGIPFGSVVTLVVRKGNPKNIRDWDDLLRPGVEVITPSPLSSGSAKWNLLAPYAVKSEGGRNGQAGVDFVNRLVREHVRLRPGSGREATDVFVQGSGDVLISYENEAIATERQGKPVEHVNPPQTFKIENPLAVVSGSTNLGAATAFRNFQYTAEAQKLWAQAGFRPVDPAVAADFRDQFPAPVKLWTIADLGGWGTVDPQLFDKNAGSITKIYMQATG; encoded by the coding sequence ATGTCGCCAACGCTCCGTGGCCTCGGCAACGTCGTCGCGCTCGCCGTCGCCGTCGGTGTCGTCGCCGCGTGTCATGGTGGTGCCAGCGATGTCGTCGGCGGCGGGGGGGTGGCCAACGCACACACGAGTATCACGCTGGTCGCCTACTCGGCCCCCGAACCCGGTTGGAGCAAGGTGATTCCCGCGTTCAACGCGTCCGAGGAGGGCGAGGGCATCCAGGTGATCACCTCGTATGGTGCCTCCGGCGACCAGTCACGCGGCGTTGTCGATGGCAAGCCGGCGGACATCGTGAACTTTTCGGTCGAACCGGACATCACTCGATTGGTCAAGGCCGGCAAGGTTTCCCAGGACTGGGACACCGACGCCACCAGGGGCATCCCGTTCGGGTCGGTGGTGACGTTGGTGGTACGCAAGGGCAATCCGAAGAACATCCGGGATTGGGACGACCTGCTGCGGCCAGGTGTCGAGGTCATCACGCCCAGCCCCTTGAGCTCGGGGTCGGCCAAATGGAATCTGCTCGCCCCGTACGCCGTCAAGAGCGAGGGCGGCAGAAATGGCCAGGCCGGCGTTGACTTTGTCAACCGGTTGGTGCGCGAACACGTCAGGTTGCGCCCCGGATCGGGGCGAGAAGCCACCGATGTCTTCGTCCAGGGCAGTGGTGACGTGCTGATCAGCTACGAGAACGAAGCCATCGCCACGGAGCGACAAGGCAAGCCGGTCGAACACGTCAACCCGCCGCAGACCTTCAAGATCGAAAATCCGCTGGCGGTCGTGAGCGGCAGCACGAACCTGGGAGCCGCGACCGCGTTCAGGAACTTCCAATACACCGCCGAGGCGCAGAAGTTGTGGGCGCAGGCCGGTTTCCGGCCGGTCGACCCCGCCGTCGCCGCCGATTTCCGGGACCAGTTTCCGGCGCCGGTGAAGCTGTGGACGATCGCCGACCTGGGCGGCTGGGGCACCGTGGATCCGCAGCTGTTCGACAAGAACGCCGGCAGCATCACCAAGATCTACATGCAGGCCACCGGATGA
- the cysT gene encoding sulfate ABC transporter permease subunit CysT codes for MTATIPDPGAIRPALEPDDGAPRRLADARPLGRPGGTQLQVGVAMVWLSVIVLLPLAAIGWQAAGAGWQAFWLAVTSRAALQSFQVTLTISAVVTVINMVFGLLIAWVLVRDDFVGKRLVDAIIDLPFALPTIVASLVMLALYGSNSPVGLHLQHTAWGVGVALAFVTLPFVVRAVQPVLLEIDRETEEAAASLGANGPKIFTSVILPSLTPALLSGAGLAFSRAIGEFGSVVLIGGAVPGKTEVSSQWIRTLIENDDRTGAAAISIVLLSISFVVLLFLRIIGARAAKREEMAA; via the coding sequence ATGACAGCGACGATCCCGGATCCGGGAGCGATCCGGCCCGCACTCGAACCCGACGATGGTGCTCCCCGCCGGCTGGCGGATGCGCGCCCCTTGGGCCGGCCGGGCGGTACGCAACTGCAGGTTGGCGTGGCGATGGTGTGGCTTTCGGTGATCGTGCTGCTGCCGCTGGCCGCGATCGGTTGGCAGGCCGCCGGCGCCGGCTGGCAGGCCTTCTGGCTGGCGGTCACGTCCCGCGCCGCGCTGCAGTCCTTCCAGGTGACGCTGACCATTTCCGCCGTTGTCACGGTGATCAACATGGTGTTCGGTCTGTTGATCGCCTGGGTGCTGGTGCGCGACGACTTCGTCGGCAAACGGCTCGTCGACGCGATCATCGATCTGCCGTTCGCGCTGCCCACCATCGTCGCCAGCCTGGTGATGCTGGCCCTTTACGGGAGTAACAGCCCGGTGGGTCTTCATCTGCAGCACACCGCGTGGGGCGTGGGGGTGGCGCTGGCGTTCGTGACGTTGCCGTTCGTGGTGCGCGCCGTCCAGCCGGTATTGCTCGAGATCGATCGAGAGACCGAGGAGGCGGCGGCGTCGTTGGGTGCCAACGGTCCGAAGATCTTCACCTCGGTGATATTGCCATCGCTAACGCCGGCGCTGTTGTCCGGTGCGGGCCTGGCGTTCTCGCGAGCCATCGGCGAGTTCGGTTCGGTGGTGCTGATCGGCGGCGCGGTGCCGGGCAAGACCGAAGTGTCGTCGCAGTGGATCCGGACCTTGATCGAGAACGACGACCGTACCGGCGCCGCTGCGATATCCATTGTGCTGCTGTCGATCTCGTTCGTTGTGCTGCTGTTCTTGCGTATCATCGGAGCGCGTGCGGCCAAACGTGAGGAGATGGCCGCATGA
- a CDS encoding glycosyltransferase family protein, whose product MQHSQLQRDYLLRNGIDSARIRPVRPPISVPATAESRLPKPLFRFIAGAEILVFTAAARLDYFKNVELLIDTGIHALEKNIPVRVLIVGGNEYDDARQAYLLSRIRRGIRLIS is encoded by the coding sequence TTGCAACATTCGCAGCTCCAACGCGACTATCTACTTCGCAACGGTATCGACAGTGCGCGCATACGCCCTGTGCGGCCCCCAATCAGCGTTCCCGCAACGGCGGAATCTCGCCTGCCTAAGCCGCTGTTCCGGTTCATCGCTGGGGCGGAAATTCTTGTTTTTACCGCCGCTGCCCGTCTAGATTATTTCAAGAACGTCGAACTTCTCATCGACACAGGTATTCATGCACTTGAGAAGAATATTCCCGTCCGTGTCCTGATCGTGGGAGGTAACGAGTATGATGATGCCCGGCAGGCCTATCTTCTCAGCCGGATTCGCCGCGGTATTCGACTCATTTCATGA
- a CDS encoding ISAs1 family transposase — MPDPRDRRGVRYSLAGVLALAVTATLAGCRSFAAIGQWAAEAASGTLASFGVTSGSAPDESTLRKLFARLDADALDQALGVWMWTRTFTVEQRRVIAIDGKTIRGARTRAGGKAPHLIAAFDHGAGVVLGQVAVDAKSNEIPAARTLLRHLDLDDAVVTLDAMHTQTDTATLITGAGGDYVFTVKANMPTLHHKLKTLPWKDMPAHTTRAAERGRHITRSIKVADVPDWIDFPGATQVAQLRRTVTVDGSKTVEVVYLITSANHTAAPPQRLATWVQGHWSIENRLHWVRDVTFAEDSSQVRTGQAPRVMATCRNLAIGILRITGWDNIAAGLRHHATHPDHALKLVLTS; from the coding sequence GTGCCCGACCCACGCGACCGGCGCGGGGTGCGCTACTCGTTGGCCGGGGTGCTCGCACTGGCGGTCACAGCTACCTTGGCCGGGTGCCGGTCGTTCGCGGCGATCGGCCAATGGGCCGCAGAGGCGGCAAGTGGCACACTGGCTTCGTTCGGAGTCACCAGCGGCAGCGCCCCGGACGAATCGACGTTGCGCAAATTGTTCGCCCGCCTCGATGCCGACGCCCTCGACCAAGCATTGGGCGTGTGGATGTGGACGCGAACCTTCACCGTCGAGCAGCGTCGCGTGATCGCCATCGACGGCAAGACGATCCGAGGCGCGCGCACCCGCGCTGGTGGCAAGGCCCCACACCTGATCGCCGCATTCGACCACGGTGCCGGAGTCGTGCTAGGACAGGTGGCCGTCGACGCAAAGAGCAACGAAATACCCGCTGCGCGAACACTGTTGAGGCATCTCGATCTCGACGATGCAGTGGTGACCCTCGATGCGATGCACACCCAAACCGATACCGCCACACTCATCACCGGCGCAGGCGGCGACTACGTGTTCACAGTGAAGGCGAATATGCCGACCCTGCACCACAAGCTCAAGACACTGCCCTGGAAGGACATGCCCGCCCACACGACCCGGGCCGCTGAGCGTGGCCGACACATCACCCGTTCGATCAAGGTCGCCGACGTTCCCGACTGGATCGACTTTCCCGGTGCAACCCAAGTCGCCCAGCTGCGCCGCACCGTCACCGTTGACGGAAGCAAAACCGTCGAGGTCGTGTACCTGATCACCTCAGCAAACCACACGGCCGCACCGCCCCAGCGGCTCGCCACCTGGGTCCAAGGGCACTGGAGCATAGAAAATCGCCTCCACTGGGTCCGAGACGTCACCTTCGCCGAGGACTCCTCGCAGGTACGCACCGGCCAAGCACCACGGGTGATGGCCACCTGCCGCAACCTCGCCATCGGCATCCTGCGAATCACCGGCTGGGACAACATCGCCGCCGGCCTACGCCACCACGCCACACACCCAGACCATGCCCTCAAACTGGTCCTGACCTCATGA